From one Micromonospora siamensis genomic stretch:
- a CDS encoding MarR family winged helix-turn-helix transcriptional regulator, whose protein sequence is MATPDRPGFALPLLLLAGFRTLIDDLHAELARQGHPDLRPLHGFVLQAVGPGGTTASDLGQRLGVSKQAAGKTVDRLVALGYLERGDDPADARRKLVRLTARGVDGLSRSAVVFDQLRDRWAATLGADRVAAIEDDLRRMAPADVFRLDVPGWFGG, encoded by the coding sequence ATGGCAACGCCTGACCGCCCCGGCTTCGCGCTGCCGCTGCTGCTGCTCGCCGGCTTCCGTACGCTCATCGACGACCTGCACGCCGAGTTGGCCCGGCAGGGGCATCCCGACCTGCGGCCGCTGCACGGTTTCGTCCTCCAGGCGGTCGGCCCGGGCGGCACCACCGCGTCCGACCTCGGCCAACGCCTCGGCGTCTCCAAGCAGGCCGCCGGCAAGACCGTCGACCGGCTGGTCGCCCTCGGCTACCTCGAACGCGGCGACGACCCGGCCGACGCCCGCCGGAAGCTGGTCCGGCTGACGGCCAGGGGCGTCGACGGGCTGAGCCGCTCCGCCGTGGTCTTCGACCAGTTGCGGGACCGCTGGGCGGCCACCCTCGGCGCCGACCGGGTCGCCGCCATCGAGGACGACCTGCGCCGGATGGCCCCGGCCGACGTCTTCCGCCTCGACGTGCCGGGCTGGTTCGGCGGCTGA
- a CDS encoding menaquinone biosynthesis decarboxylase, protein MAARGFPYTDLKDFLAALERAGELRRVSVPVDPTLEISEIVTRTVRAGGPALLFEHPTRGEMPVAINLFGTEKRMAMALGVDSLDEIGDRIGALIKPELPVGWSGIREGLGKVMQLKSVPPRKVRTAPCQQVVYRGDDVDLNKLPGLQVWPGDGGIFHNYGLTHTKHPETGKRNLGLYRLQQHGRNTLGMHWQIHKDSTAHHAVAERLGQRLPVAIAIGCDPVVSYAASAPLPGDIDEYLFAGFLRGERVEMVDCLTVPLQVPAHAQIVLEGYLEPGERLPEGPFGDHTGFYTPVEPFPVLHVETMTTQRQPVYHSIVTSKPPQEDHGLGKATERIFQPLLKLMIPDIVDYDLPAAGVFHNCAIVSIRKRYPKHAQKVMNAIWGAHLMSLTKLIVIVDEDCDVHDYNEVAFRAFGNVDYARDLLLTEGPVDHLDHSSYQQFWGGKAGVDATRKLPAEGYTRGWPEEMSMAPEVTALVDKRWKEYGI, encoded by the coding sequence ATGGCGGCTCGTGGCTTCCCGTACACCGATCTCAAGGACTTCCTCGCGGCCCTGGAGCGCGCGGGCGAGCTGCGGCGGGTCAGCGTCCCGGTCGACCCCACCCTGGAGATCAGCGAGATCGTCACCCGGACCGTCCGCGCCGGCGGCCCGGCGCTGCTCTTCGAGCACCCCACCCGGGGCGAGATGCCGGTGGCGATCAACCTGTTCGGCACCGAGAAGCGGATGGCCATGGCGCTCGGCGTCGACTCCCTCGACGAGATCGGCGACCGGATCGGCGCGCTGATCAAGCCGGAGCTGCCGGTCGGCTGGTCCGGCATCCGCGAGGGCCTCGGCAAGGTCATGCAGCTCAAGTCGGTGCCGCCCCGCAAGGTCAGGACCGCGCCCTGCCAGCAGGTGGTCTACCGCGGCGACGACGTGGACCTGAACAAGCTCCCCGGCCTCCAGGTCTGGCCCGGCGACGGCGGGATCTTCCACAACTACGGGCTGACCCACACCAAGCACCCCGAGACCGGCAAGCGCAACCTCGGGCTCTACCGGCTCCAGCAGCACGGCCGGAACACCCTCGGCATGCACTGGCAGATCCACAAGGACTCCACCGCGCACCACGCCGTCGCCGAACGGCTGGGCCAGCGGCTCCCGGTCGCCATCGCCATCGGCTGCGACCCGGTCGTCTCGTACGCCGCCTCCGCGCCGCTCCCCGGCGACATCGACGAATACCTGTTCGCCGGGTTCCTGCGCGGCGAGCGGGTCGAGATGGTCGACTGCCTCACCGTGCCGTTGCAGGTGCCGGCGCACGCGCAGATCGTGCTGGAGGGCTACCTGGAGCCCGGCGAGCGGCTCCCCGAGGGCCCGTTCGGCGACCACACCGGCTTCTACACCCCGGTCGAGCCGTTCCCGGTGCTGCACGTCGAGACGATGACCACGCAGCGCCAGCCGGTCTACCACTCGATCGTCACCTCCAAGCCGCCACAGGAGGACCACGGCCTCGGCAAGGCCACCGAGCGGATCTTCCAGCCGCTGCTCAAGCTGATGATCCCGGACATCGTCGACTACGACCTGCCGGCCGCCGGGGTCTTCCACAACTGCGCGATCGTGTCGATCCGCAAGCGCTACCCGAAGCACGCGCAGAAGGTGATGAACGCGATCTGGGGCGCGCACCTGATGTCGCTGACCAAGCTGATCGTGATCGTCGACGAGGACTGCGACGTGCACGACTACAACGAGGTCGCCTTCCGCGCCTTCGGCAACGTCGACTACGCCCGCGACCTGCTGCTCACCGAGGGGCCGGTGGACCACCTCGACCACTCGTCGTACCAGCAGTTCTGGGGCGGCAAGGCCGGCGTCGACGCCACCCGCAAGCTCCCCGCCGAGGGCTACACCCGCGGCTGGCCGGAGGAGATGAGCATGGCGCCGGAGGTCACCGCCCTGGTCGACAAGCGCTGGAAGGAGTACGGGATCTGA
- a CDS encoding alpha/beta fold hydrolase, which produces MGGGRVPAGFTEQRTQVGDLSINYVRGGSGPPLVLLHGYPQCWYMWRHVLPELAGSFEVVAPDLPGFGDSDAAPGRYDKKSLAADLHGLLTGLGLTDDVRLVGHDLGTMVAYAYAAAHPAAVSRLVLTEAPIPDESIYTIPALTTAGPAVWNFGFFNVDNGLPEQMITGREALWVDRFTDSIMVNKGSIGPEDVEEYARHLRDPDHLRASFDWFRAFGQDVADNAGYRSTRLSMPVLAVGARASLGEQVAAQVRRYADTVTGEVVENCGHWLFEERPAEMCALLLPFLRG; this is translated from the coding sequence ATGGGTGGCGGTCGGGTGCCGGCGGGTTTCACCGAGCAGCGGACGCAGGTCGGTGACCTCTCGATCAACTATGTCCGCGGGGGCAGCGGCCCGCCGCTGGTGCTGCTGCACGGCTATCCGCAGTGCTGGTACATGTGGCGGCACGTGCTGCCCGAGTTGGCCGGGTCGTTCGAGGTGGTGGCGCCGGACCTGCCCGGTTTCGGCGACAGCGACGCCGCACCCGGGCGGTACGACAAGAAGTCCCTCGCCGCCGACCTGCACGGCCTGCTCACCGGGCTCGGCCTGACCGACGACGTCCGGCTGGTCGGCCACGACCTGGGCACGATGGTCGCCTACGCGTACGCGGCCGCACATCCCGCCGCCGTGTCCCGGCTGGTGCTCACCGAGGCGCCCATCCCGGACGAGAGCATCTACACGATCCCGGCCCTGACCACCGCCGGTCCGGCGGTGTGGAACTTCGGCTTCTTCAACGTCGACAACGGCCTGCCCGAGCAGATGATCACCGGCCGGGAGGCGCTCTGGGTGGACCGCTTCACCGATTCGATCATGGTCAACAAGGGCAGCATCGGCCCGGAGGACGTCGAGGAGTACGCCCGGCACCTGCGCGACCCGGACCACCTGCGGGCCAGCTTCGACTGGTTCCGCGCGTTCGGGCAGGACGTCGCGGACAACGCCGGTTACCGGTCGACGAGGTTGTCGATGCCGGTGCTCGCCGTGGGCGCCCGGGCCAGCCTCGGCGAGCAGGTGGCCGCGCAGGTCCGCCGGTACGCCGACACGGTCACCGGCGAGGTGGTGGAGAACTGCGGTCACTGGCTCTTCGAGGAACGGCCCGCCGAGATGTGCGCGCTGCTGCTGCCGTTCCTGCGGGGCTGA
- a CDS encoding BldC family transcriptional regulator, translating to MDTGDRLLTPGEVAALFRVDPKTVTRWAAAGRIGSIRTPGGHRRFRESEVRALLEGEGMLDEADEMGKPRNVGPTASTGPGPANAGMY from the coding sequence GTGGACACTGGAGATCGCCTGCTGACACCGGGTGAGGTCGCCGCGCTGTTTCGGGTAGACCCGAAAACTGTGACGAGATGGGCGGCGGCCGGCCGGATAGGCAGCATCCGGACTCCAGGCGGGCATCGCCGGTTTCGGGAATCCGAGGTGCGGGCCCTGCTTGAGGGGGAGGGCATGCTGGACGAGGCGGACGAGATGGGCAAGCCACGGAACGTGGGCCCGACCGCCTCGACCGGCCCGGGGCCGGCCAACGCCGGCATGTACTGA
- a CDS encoding UbiX family flavin prenyltransferase, translated as MREPWVVGVSGASGTPYAAAVVRGLLDAGEPVDLIVSRAARLTILDETGRPFRDAHWADDLAGWLGRDLADADVRHWPAGDLAAGPSSGSYRVRGMAVVPASTAACAGIAIGLSKDLLQRSAEVNLKERRPLVVVPRETPVTRSHLEHLIALHDAGAVVLPASPGFYGAGASASAQQLVDFVAGKVLDALGVPHTLFRRWSGQLAADRS; from the coding sequence ATGCGCGAACCATGGGTGGTGGGGGTCTCCGGTGCGTCCGGCACGCCGTACGCCGCGGCGGTCGTCCGCGGGCTCCTCGACGCCGGCGAACCGGTCGACCTGATCGTGTCCCGGGCCGCCCGGCTGACGATCCTGGACGAGACCGGCCGGCCGTTCCGGGACGCGCACTGGGCCGACGACCTGGCCGGCTGGCTCGGCCGCGACCTGGCCGACGCCGACGTCCGGCACTGGCCCGCCGGTGACCTCGCGGCCGGCCCGAGCAGCGGCTCCTACCGGGTACGCGGCATGGCGGTCGTGCCGGCGAGCACCGCGGCCTGCGCGGGGATCGCCATCGGCCTGTCCAAGGACCTGTTGCAGCGTTCCGCGGAGGTCAACCTCAAGGAGCGGCGGCCGTTGGTGGTGGTGCCCCGGGAGACTCCGGTGACCCGCAGCCACCTGGAGCACCTGATCGCGCTGCACGACGCCGGGGCGGTGGTGCTGCCGGCCAGTCCGGGCTTCTACGGCGCCGGGGCGTCCGCCTCGGCCCAGCAGCTGGTCGACTTCGTCGCCGGCAAGGTGCTCGACGCGCTCGGCGTACCGCACACCCTGTTCCGTCGCTGGTCCGGCCAGCTGGCCGCCGACCGGTCCTGA
- a CDS encoding terpene synthase family protein: MTGVPVLESLRAECPVPARISPHADRAQEWLVGQLDRHGLPVDVAARARLAEAGFARYAGRLYPAATEADLRVLSLMFTWFFLVDDACDGPARLTPERIRWLRDGVLAVLRDGPRARHPGFAGPLRRLLVQAWREPHRRMPARWRVRFADAVGHHLLGVWREAAAKDAGHRPGVAEYVALRRATSAAYVSYPLVEFVTGRPLTDAVYHHPRLRRLADLGNDLLSWYNDIASLERDRATAGGHNLVLALAAEHGVPPEAAVDLAAARWRETMREFVALRAAVPSFGPGLDEAVTDLLDGVAAAVRGTIEWTLESARYPTGPVNPAARGG, translated from the coding sequence GTGACCGGCGTACCGGTTCTGGAGTCGCTGCGCGCCGAGTGTCCCGTTCCGGCCCGGATCTCCCCGCACGCCGACCGGGCGCAGGAGTGGCTGGTCGGGCAGCTCGACCGGCACGGCCTGCCGGTTGACGTCGCCGCCCGCGCCCGGCTGGCCGAGGCGGGATTCGCCCGGTACGCGGGGCGCCTCTACCCGGCCGCCACCGAAGCCGACCTGCGGGTGCTGAGCCTGATGTTCACCTGGTTCTTCCTGGTCGACGACGCCTGCGACGGCCCGGCCCGGCTCACCCCGGAGCGGATCCGGTGGCTGCGCGACGGCGTGCTCGCCGTGCTGCGGGACGGCCCGCGGGCCCGCCATCCGGGGTTCGCCGGTCCGCTGCGCCGGCTGCTGGTGCAGGCGTGGCGGGAGCCGCACCGCCGGATGCCGGCGCGCTGGCGGGTCCGGTTCGCCGACGCGGTCGGCCACCACCTGCTCGGCGTCTGGCGGGAGGCCGCGGCGAAGGACGCGGGCCACCGTCCCGGGGTGGCCGAGTACGTCGCGCTGCGCCGGGCCACCTCGGCGGCGTACGTGTCGTACCCGCTGGTGGAGTTCGTGACCGGCCGGCCGCTGACGGACGCGGTCTACCACCATCCGCGGCTGCGCCGCCTCGCCGACCTCGGCAACGACCTGCTCTCCTGGTACAACGACATCGCCTCGCTGGAGCGGGACCGGGCGACCGCGGGCGGGCACAACCTGGTGCTGGCGCTCGCTGCCGAGCACGGGGTCCCGCCGGAGGCGGCGGTCGACCTGGCGGCGGCGCGCTGGCGGGAGACGATGCGCGAGTTCGTGGCGCTGCGCGCCGCCGTGCCGTCGTTCGGTCCGGGGCTGGACGAGGCGGTCACCGACCTTCTCGACGGGGTGGCCGCGGCGGTGCGCGGGACCATCGAGTGGACGCTGGAGAGCGCCCGCTATCCCACCGGGCCGGTCAACCCCGCAGCCCGAGGCGGATGA
- a CDS encoding Lrp/AsnC family transcriptional regulator, whose amino-acid sequence MDAIDLSLVELLRGNARLSYAELARQVGLSAPAVHERVGKLESGGVIRAYRAEVEPEAIGLGVTALIGIVEDSGGDTDDVLEAFRQMPEIESCYFMAGVESFLLKARVGTIAELEQLIVRLNRTPGVASTRTGIALSTKWENRPQPLTPPEA is encoded by the coding sequence GTGGACGCCATCGACCTGAGCCTCGTGGAGCTGCTGCGCGGCAACGCCCGCCTGTCCTACGCCGAGCTGGCCAGGCAGGTCGGCCTCTCCGCGCCGGCGGTGCACGAGCGGGTCGGCAAGCTGGAGTCCGGCGGGGTGATCCGGGCGTACCGGGCGGAGGTCGAGCCGGAGGCGATCGGGCTGGGCGTCACCGCCCTGATCGGCATCGTCGAGGACTCCGGCGGCGACACCGACGACGTGCTCGAGGCGTTCCGGCAGATGCCGGAGATCGAGTCCTGCTATTTCATGGCCGGCGTGGAGTCGTTCCTGCTCAAGGCCCGGGTCGGCACCATCGCCGAGCTGGAGCAGCTGATCGTGCGGTTGAACCGGACGCCTGGGGTCGCCTCCACCCGGACCGGGATCGCCCTGTCGACCAAGTGGGAGAACCGCCCTCAACCCCTCACCCCGCCCGAGGCCTGA
- the mqnP gene encoding menaquinone biosynthesis prenyltransferase MqnP produces MTAVLERPGRVTSFLKLVAIEHSVFALPFAYLSALTAMQVNGGRVRWLDLLLITVAMVGARTFAMAANRILDRRIDARNPRTANRELVTGAVSVRTAWTGAAVALVVFLAAAALLNPLCLVLAPLAVIPLVVYPYGKRFTDWPHAILAIAQAVGPVGAWLAVTGTLDGSWPAWLLGAAVGLWIGGFDLIYACQDSEIDREIGVHSVPARYGRRFALHASTVAHVITFALFIWFGALVGFGWLWWIGLAFTAVAFGYQHLVVSPTDLSKVNRAFFTANGFVGIALFVFALLDLVIRLGLRG; encoded by the coding sequence ATGACGGCTGTGCTGGAGCGGCCCGGCCGGGTCACGTCCTTCCTCAAGCTGGTCGCGATCGAGCACTCGGTGTTCGCGCTGCCGTTCGCGTACCTCTCCGCGCTGACCGCCATGCAGGTGAACGGCGGGCGGGTCCGCTGGCTCGACCTGCTGCTGATCACCGTGGCGATGGTGGGCGCGCGGACCTTCGCCATGGCCGCCAACCGGATCCTCGACCGGCGGATCGACGCCCGGAACCCGCGTACCGCCAACCGGGAACTGGTCACCGGGGCGGTCAGCGTCCGCACGGCCTGGACCGGCGCGGCCGTCGCGCTGGTCGTCTTCCTGGCCGCTGCCGCCCTGCTCAACCCGCTCTGCCTGGTGCTCGCCCCGCTCGCCGTGATCCCGCTGGTCGTCTACCCGTACGGCAAGCGGTTCACCGACTGGCCGCACGCCATCCTGGCGATCGCCCAGGCCGTCGGCCCGGTCGGCGCCTGGCTGGCGGTCACCGGCACCCTCGACGGCTCCTGGCCGGCCTGGCTGCTCGGCGCCGCCGTCGGCCTCTGGATCGGCGGCTTCGACCTGATCTACGCCTGCCAGGACTCCGAGATCGACCGGGAGATCGGCGTGCACAGCGTCCCGGCCCGCTACGGCCGGCGCTTCGCGCTGCACGCCTCCACCGTCGCGCACGTGATCACCTTCGCGCTGTTCATCTGGTTCGGCGCGCTGGTCGGCTTCGGCTGGCTCTGGTGGATCGGGCTGGCGTTCACCGCCGTCGCGTTCGGCTACCAGCACCTGGTGGTCAGCCCCACCGACCTGAGCAAGGTCAACCGGGCGTTCTTCACCGCGAACGGCTTCGTCGGCATCGCGCTGTTCGTGTTCGCGCTGCTCGACCTGGTCATCCGCCTCGGGCTGCGGGGTTGA
- a CDS encoding SDR family NAD(P)-dependent oxidoreductase, translating to MTGAAGGLGRAIAAALHADGWDVLLTDLDADAARAAAGPLGGWSRALDVRDEAACADVAAEADGRATDGLGLWVNNAGILATGPSWTHDATTRRRIVEVNALGAVNGTLAALDVMRPRRRGHVLNVVSLAGLVAAPGETVYAASKHALLAFSIGTLADLRTAGLRDVHVSCLCPDGIWTPMLHDRLADPGAVASFTGAMLSPERVAARAVRLARRPRPVVSLPRWRGAQVRLLDAFPRVALALLPAVRAAGRAGQRRQRRRVGPNPS from the coding sequence GTGACCGGGGCGGCCGGCGGGCTCGGCCGGGCCATCGCCGCCGCGCTGCACGCCGACGGCTGGGACGTACTCCTGACCGACCTGGACGCCGACGCGGCCCGCGCCGCCGCCGGGCCGCTCGGTGGCTGGTCCCGGGCCCTGGACGTACGCGACGAGGCGGCCTGCGCCGACGTCGCCGCCGAGGCGGACGGGCGGGCCACCGACGGGCTCGGGCTCTGGGTGAACAACGCCGGCATCCTGGCCACCGGCCCGTCCTGGACCCACGACGCCACGACCCGGCGACGGATCGTCGAGGTCAACGCGCTCGGCGCGGTGAACGGCACCCTCGCCGCGCTCGACGTGATGCGACCGCGCCGCCGCGGCCACGTGCTCAACGTCGTGTCGCTGGCCGGGCTGGTCGCCGCCCCCGGCGAGACCGTCTACGCGGCCAGCAAGCACGCGCTGCTGGCGTTCAGCATCGGCACCCTCGCCGACCTGCGCACGGCCGGCCTGCGGGACGTACACGTGTCCTGCCTGTGCCCGGACGGGATCTGGACGCCGATGCTGCACGACCGGCTCGCCGACCCCGGCGCCGTGGCCTCCTTCACCGGCGCGATGCTCAGCCCGGAGCGGGTGGCCGCCCGGGCCGTCCGGCTGGCCCGGCGACCCCGGCCGGTGGTCAGCCTGCCCCGGTGGCGCGGCGCCCAGGTACGGCTGCTCGACGCCTTCCCCCGGGTCGCCCTCGCCCTCCTGCCCGCCGTCCGGGCGGCCGGCCGGGCCGGGCAGCGCCGGCAGCGCCGCCGGGTCGGGCCGAACCCGAGCTGA
- a CDS encoding carboxymuconolactone decarboxylase family protein — protein sequence MSRPVFTVHTTDTASAAGRQIMAAVERKQGHLPAAVALLAESPELLKGFFAATAAFDSTDLDPVAREVVVLTVAARNECHLCLAMHTATLTGLGGAPELIEALRDGRELPEPRLAALHRFTLAVLDHRGAVPDHELDALLAAGWKPRHALDVVLGVGAYTISTFANRLVDAPLDPALAPYAWEPAA from the coding sequence ATGTCCCGACCGGTCTTCACCGTCCACACCACCGACACCGCATCCGCAGCCGGCCGCCAGATCATGGCCGCCGTCGAACGCAAGCAGGGCCACCTGCCCGCCGCCGTCGCCCTGCTGGCCGAGTCGCCCGAGCTGCTCAAGGGCTTCTTCGCCGCCACCGCCGCCTTCGACTCCACCGACCTCGACCCGGTCGCCCGGGAGGTGGTGGTGCTCACCGTCGCCGCCCGCAACGAGTGCCACCTCTGCCTGGCCATGCACACCGCGACCCTGACCGGACTGGGCGGAGCGCCGGAGCTGATCGAGGCGCTGCGCGACGGCCGCGAGCTGCCCGAGCCGCGCCTGGCGGCGCTGCACCGGTTCACCCTCGCCGTCCTCGACCACCGCGGCGCGGTCCCCGACCACGAACTGGACGCCCTCCTCGCCGCCGGCTGGAAGCCACGACACGCGCTGGACGTCGTGCTCGGCGTCGGCGCGTACACCATCTCGACCTTCGCCAACCGGCTCGTCGACGCGCCCCTCGACCCCGCCCTCGCCCCGTACGCCTGGGAACCTGCGGCCTGA